One genomic window of Tenacibaculum tangerinum includes the following:
- a CDS encoding sodium:solute symporter, which produces MQLIDWIVLSVTLLFIVLYGAWKTRGSKNVEDFIKGGNESKWWTIGLSVMATQASAITFLSTPGQAFHSGMGFVQFYFGLPIAMVIICLVFIPIYHRLKVYTAYEYLEGRFDQKTRTLTAILFLIQRGLAAGITIFAPAIILSAVLGWNLIQLNIIIGILVIIYTVSGGTKAVSVTQKQQMAVIFAGMFVAFYLILHYLPDGITFTKALEIAGASNKMKVLDFSWDLNNRYTVWTGILGGTFLMLSYFGTDQSQVQRYLSGKSLRESQLGLIFNGLLKVPMQFFILLVGVMVFVFYQFNPAPLNFNPKAGEAIANSNAEIVEQYSALNQRHQFIETEKKELLFEGLTPENVVKIKEFNEEDKALKEKAKTIITEANPLVETNDKDYVFIHFILHNLPKGLIGLLLAVILSAAMSSTASELNALAGTTVIDLYKRNTSKEHSEAHYVKMSKWFTLGWGILAILVACVANLFDNLIQLVNIIGSIFYGNVLGIFLLAFFVKFVKGNAVFIAAIITQVIIIAVWYIDWLPYLWLNALGCGLVMLLAVLIQLLSKEN; this is translated from the coding sequence ATGCAGTTAATAGATTGGATTGTTCTTTCGGTAACCTTATTGTTTATTGTTTTATACGGAGCTTGGAAAACCAGAGGAAGTAAAAATGTTGAAGACTTTATAAAAGGAGGAAACGAAAGTAAATGGTGGACGATTGGTTTATCTGTTATGGCAACACAAGCCAGTGCGATTACCTTTTTATCAACACCCGGACAGGCATTTCATAGCGGAATGGGCTTCGTGCAGTTTTACTTCGGATTGCCCATTGCCATGGTAATCATTTGCTTGGTATTTATTCCTATTTATCACCGATTAAAAGTATATACCGCCTACGAATATTTAGAAGGTAGGTTCGACCAAAAAACACGAACGCTAACCGCCATTTTATTTTTAATTCAGCGCGGATTGGCAGCAGGAATTACCATTTTTGCGCCTGCCATCATACTCTCAGCAGTATTGGGCTGGAACTTAATACAACTTAATATTATCATTGGTATTTTGGTTATTATTTATACCGTATCTGGAGGAACAAAGGCGGTGAGTGTTACCCAAAAGCAGCAAATGGCGGTAATTTTTGCAGGAATGTTTGTCGCTTTTTACTTGATTTTACACTATTTACCTGACGGTATTACCTTTACCAAAGCTCTAGAAATTGCAGGAGCTTCCAATAAAATGAAAGTACTTGATTTTTCGTGGGATTTAAACAATCGTTATACGGTTTGGACAGGTATTTTAGGCGGAACATTTTTAATGCTGTCATACTTCGGAACAGACCAAAGCCAGGTACAACGCTACTTGTCAGGAAAATCGTTGCGAGAAAGTCAATTAGGATTGATTTTTAACGGACTCCTAAAAGTACCCATGCAGTTTTTTATTCTGTTGGTAGGAGTGATGGTGTTTGTATTTTATCAATTCAATCCAGCACCGTTGAACTTTAATCCGAAAGCAGGCGAAGCCATCGCAAATTCAAACGCTGAAATCGTTGAACAATATTCCGCATTAAACCAGCGACATCAGTTCATTGAAACTGAAAAAAAAGAGTTGCTCTTTGAAGGTTTAACACCAGAAAATGTGGTTAAAATTAAAGAATTTAACGAAGAAGATAAAGCCCTAAAAGAAAAAGCGAAAACGATTATTACCGAAGCAAATCCGTTGGTAGAAACAAATGATAAAGATTATGTTTTTATTCATTTTATTCTGCATAATTTACCTAAAGGATTGATAGGTTTGTTGTTAGCGGTAATTTTATCTGCCGCGATGTCATCCACTGCGTCCGAATTAAACGCTTTGGCAGGAACCACCGTTATTGATTTATATAAGAGAAACACTAGTAAAGAACATAGCGAAGCACATTATGTAAAAATGTCGAAATGGTTTACGCTAGGGTGGGGTATTTTGGCAATTTTGGTCGCCTGTGTAGCCAATTTGTTTGATAACTTAATTCAGTTGGTGAATATTATTGGTTCAATTTTCTACGGAAATGTATTGGGAATCTTTTTATTGGCATTTTTTGTAAAGTTTGTCAAAGGA